A DNA window from Siniperca chuatsi isolate FFG_IHB_CAS linkage group LG6, ASM2008510v1, whole genome shotgun sequence contains the following coding sequences:
- the klhl30 gene encoding kelch-like protein 30 isoform X1, whose amino-acid sequence MVRNVDDLDFCLSSHPQSILEGLHSHCSHPKLVDVTLSAGGRDFPCHRGVLALCSTYFHCMFTGDFVESIAARVELHDVDPDILSCLLDFAYTGKLTINQSNVEGLICTSSHLQFQTVRAVCSRYLQHQIDATNCLGILEFGAIHGCPEVVAKAWAFLLENFEAVQQGEEFLPLGKDRLVACLSDEGLQIRSECTRVEAILKWVRHHKESRLCHLPELLALSRLSLLSLDYLANTLLTDSLVQASPSCREAVEKIHTEKMDLAPEYMDRLSSQSPQPNLQEVLFVMGGRSLDDSDDSDGSDEDEDRDPRLQRLLLRNCAFYNTKTKQWHELPNFPNPNKWGYSMVSLNNDVYVTGGSRGANTNTWSTTETWKYITREGRWVTVAPMLRPRTNHTSATLNGEIYVIGGTTADCVEVEHYDPYNNTWALACPALKYVTNFTATACHGKLYVIGSCAVKYNALAMQCYNPVIDSWISICSPFIPKYLSSPRSVCVDGTIYLVADNTKKVYSYDPEANMWQKVQLLHMLHENGGLVTLDGKLFVTGGHWKGMEGDYGVEVEIYNRASNTWEVECFLPRLWFYSGVCTIFLDPSQWNELFPIDST is encoded by the exons ATGGTGCGCAATGTGGATGACCTGGACTTCTGCCTATCCTCCCATCCTCAGAGCATCCTGGAGGGCTTGCACTCCCACTGCTCTCACCCCAAACTGGTCGATGTAACGCTGAGCGCAGGCGGTCGGGACTTCCCCTGTCACCGTGGCGTGTTGGCCCTCTGCAGCACGTACTTCCACTGCATGTTCACGGGGGACTTTGTGGAGAGCATAGCTGCGCGTGTGGAGCTTCATGATGTTGATCCTGATATACTCAGCTGCTTGCTGGACTTTGCCTACACAGGCAAACTGACCATCAACCAAAGCAATGTGGAGGGGCTGATCTGCACCTCCAGCCATCTGCAGTTCCAGACCGTGAGAGCCGTGTGCAGCCGATACCTCCAGCACCAGATTGACGCAACCAACTGCCTGGGAATCCTGGAGTTTGGGGCGATCCATGGATGCCCTGAGGTGGTGGCCAAAGCGTGGGCCTTCCTCTTGGAGAACTTTGAGGCTGTACAACAAGGTGAAGAGTTTCTACCGTTGGGAAAGGACAGATTGGTTGCCTGCCTCTCTGACGAAGGACTACAAATCCGGTCAGAGTGCACCCGTGTGGAGGCCATCCTGAAATGGGTCAGGCACCACAAGGAGTCTCGGCTCTGCCACCTCCCTGAACTCCTTGCCTTGTCCCGTCTCTCTCTACTCAGCCTGGACTACCTGGCTAACACCCTGCTGACGGACAGCCTGGTGCAGGCCTCTCCCAGCTGCAGAGAGGCCGTGGAAAAAATTCACACAGAG AAAATGGATTTGGCACCAGAATATATGGACAGACTCAGCTCTCAGAGTCCACAACCAAACCTGCAAGAAGTGCTGTTCGTAATGGGAGGTCGTTCACTGGATGACTCAGATGACTCAGATGGCTCAGATGAAGATGAGGACAGAGACCCAAGACTGCAAAGACTGCTGCTCAGGAACTGTGCCTTCTACAACACAAAGACAa aACAGTGGCATGAGCTCCCTAATTTCCCCAACCCTAACAAGTGGGGTTACTCCATGGTCTCCTTGAACAATGATGTGTATGTCACAG GGGGCTCGCGAGGTGCAAATACCAACACCTGGTCGACCACAGAGACCTGGAAGTACATCACAAGAGAGGGGAGGTGGGTTACTGTGGCACCCATGCTCCGGCCTCGGACTAACCACACGTCGGCAACGCTCAACGGGGAGATTTACGTCATTGGag GTACAACAGCAGATTGTGTTGAAGTTGAGCATTATGACCCTTACAACAACACCTGGGCCTTGGCATGCCCCGCCTTAAAATATGTGACTAACTTCACTGCCACAGCCTGTCACGGGAAGCTCTATGTGATTGGCTCGTGCGCTGTGAAGTACAATGCTTTGGCCATGCAGTGTTACAACCCTGTTATAG ataGCTGGATCAGCATATGTTCGCCCTTCATCCCTAAGTATTTGTCCTCTCCTCgttctgtctgtgtggatgGAACTATATATCTGGTTGCTGACAACACTAAGAAAGTCTACTCTTATGATCCGGAGGCAAACATGTGGCAGAAG gTCCAGCTTCTCCACATGCTGCATGAGAATGGCGGCCTGGTGACGCTGGATGGCAAGCTGTTTGTCACCGGAGGCCATTGGAAAGGTATGGAGGGGGACTACGGGGTGGAAGTGGAGATTTACAACCGAGCGTCCAACACCTGGGAGGTGGAGTGCTTCCTGCCAAGACTTTGGTTCTACAGCGGAGTCTGCACCATCTTCCTTGATCCATCCCAGTGGAATGAGCTTTTCCCCATAGATTCAACATAA
- the klhl30 gene encoding kelch-like protein 30 isoform X2, producing the protein MVRNVDDLDFCLSSHPQSILEGLHSHCSHPKLVDVTLSAGGRDFPCHRGVLALCSTYFHCMFTGDFVESIAARVELHDVDPDILSCLLDFAYTGKLTINQSNVEGLICTSSHLQFQTVRAVCSRYLQHQIDATNCLGILEFGAIHGCPEVVAKAWAFLLENFEAVQQGEEFLPLGKDRLVACLSDEGLQIRSECTRVEAILKWVRHHKESRLCHLPELLALSRLSLLSLDYLANTLLTDSLVQASPSCREAVEKIHTEKMDLAPEYMDRLSSQSPQPNLQEVLFVMGGRSLDDSDDSDGSDEDEDRDPRLQRLLLRNCAFYNTKTKQWHELPNFPNPNKWGYSMVSLNNDVYVTGGSRGANTNTWSTTETWKYITREGRWVTVAPMLRPRTNHTSATLNGEIYVIGGTTADCVEVEHYDPYNNTWALACPALKYVTNFTATACHGKLYVIGSCAVKYNALAMQCYNPVIAGSAYVRPSSLSICPLLVLSVWMELYIWLLTTLRKSTLMIRRQTCGRRSSFSTCCMRMAAW; encoded by the exons ATGGTGCGCAATGTGGATGACCTGGACTTCTGCCTATCCTCCCATCCTCAGAGCATCCTGGAGGGCTTGCACTCCCACTGCTCTCACCCCAAACTGGTCGATGTAACGCTGAGCGCAGGCGGTCGGGACTTCCCCTGTCACCGTGGCGTGTTGGCCCTCTGCAGCACGTACTTCCACTGCATGTTCACGGGGGACTTTGTGGAGAGCATAGCTGCGCGTGTGGAGCTTCATGATGTTGATCCTGATATACTCAGCTGCTTGCTGGACTTTGCCTACACAGGCAAACTGACCATCAACCAAAGCAATGTGGAGGGGCTGATCTGCACCTCCAGCCATCTGCAGTTCCAGACCGTGAGAGCCGTGTGCAGCCGATACCTCCAGCACCAGATTGACGCAACCAACTGCCTGGGAATCCTGGAGTTTGGGGCGATCCATGGATGCCCTGAGGTGGTGGCCAAAGCGTGGGCCTTCCTCTTGGAGAACTTTGAGGCTGTACAACAAGGTGAAGAGTTTCTACCGTTGGGAAAGGACAGATTGGTTGCCTGCCTCTCTGACGAAGGACTACAAATCCGGTCAGAGTGCACCCGTGTGGAGGCCATCCTGAAATGGGTCAGGCACCACAAGGAGTCTCGGCTCTGCCACCTCCCTGAACTCCTTGCCTTGTCCCGTCTCTCTCTACTCAGCCTGGACTACCTGGCTAACACCCTGCTGACGGACAGCCTGGTGCAGGCCTCTCCCAGCTGCAGAGAGGCCGTGGAAAAAATTCACACAGAG AAAATGGATTTGGCACCAGAATATATGGACAGACTCAGCTCTCAGAGTCCACAACCAAACCTGCAAGAAGTGCTGTTCGTAATGGGAGGTCGTTCACTGGATGACTCAGATGACTCAGATGGCTCAGATGAAGATGAGGACAGAGACCCAAGACTGCAAAGACTGCTGCTCAGGAACTGTGCCTTCTACAACACAAAGACAa aACAGTGGCATGAGCTCCCTAATTTCCCCAACCCTAACAAGTGGGGTTACTCCATGGTCTCCTTGAACAATGATGTGTATGTCACAG GGGGCTCGCGAGGTGCAAATACCAACACCTGGTCGACCACAGAGACCTGGAAGTACATCACAAGAGAGGGGAGGTGGGTTACTGTGGCACCCATGCTCCGGCCTCGGACTAACCACACGTCGGCAACGCTCAACGGGGAGATTTACGTCATTGGag GTACAACAGCAGATTGTGTTGAAGTTGAGCATTATGACCCTTACAACAACACCTGGGCCTTGGCATGCCCCGCCTTAAAATATGTGACTAACTTCACTGCCACAGCCTGTCACGGGAAGCTCTATGTGATTGGCTCGTGCGCTGTGAAGTACAATGCTTTGGCCATGCAGTGTTACAACCCTGTTATAG CTGGATCAGCATATGTTCGCCCTTCATCCCTAAGTATTTGTCCTCTCCTCgttctgtctgtgtggatgGAACTATATATCTGGTTGCTGACAACACTAAGAAAGTCTACTCTTATGATCCGGAGGCAAACATGTGGCAGAAG gTCCAGCTTCTCCACATGCTGCATGAGAATGGCGGCCTGGTGA